In the genome of Streptomyces sp. SLBN-118, the window CCGGTGAGGACGAGGCGGTAGCCGTGCACTCCGCGCTTCCACGCCAGCACATAGACCGCGACACCGGTCACCAGTCCGCCGGCGACCGCGCCGCCCGCCACCGCGAGCGCTCCGCCGTGGAAGAGGACGATCACGCCGAGCGCGCCGACCGTGGCACCCTGCCCGAAGCCGATCACATCCGGACTGCCCAGCGGATTGCGGGAGATGGACTGGAAGACGGCACCACTGAGGGCGAGCGAGGCGCCGACGAGCAGCCCGGCCAGCACCCGCGGCAGCCGCAGGTCCTGGACGATGAACTCCTGGGCCGGGGTGCCGTTCCCGAGTAGTGTGGCCACGACTTCGCCGGGCGAGATGGGGAAGTCGCCGCTGCCGATGAGTACGACTCCGGCTGCCACGGTGACCGCGGCCAGCAGCACAACGATGAGACCCGTTCGCGTGTCGACCCGCATGGAAAGCCCGCCGGGGGTGCGCATCGCTTTGACCGTCACAGGTGAGCCATCCTCTTGCGGCGCACGAGATGGATGAAGACGGGCCCGCCGATCAAAGCGGAGACGATGCCGACCTGGAGCTCGGAGGGGCGGGTGACGACCCGGCCGATGACATCGGCGCCCAGCAGCAGGACCGGCGACAGGATCGTGGCGTACGGCAGGATCCACCGCATGTCGGGCCCGGTGAGGGAGCGCACCAGATGCGGGATCATCAGCCCGATGAAGACGATCGGTCCGCAGGCGGCGGTCGCGGCCCCGCAGAGCAGGGTGACGGTCAGCATGGCCAGTGCGCGCGTACGGTTCAGCTGCGCGCCGAGCGCGCGGGCGGTGTCGTCGCCCATCTCCATCGCGTTGAGCGGTCGTGCGAGCAGCAGCGCGAGCACCACGCCCATGCCGATGAAGGGCGCGATCTTACGGATGGTCTCCATGTCGGCCGACGCGAGGGAGCCGACCGTCCAGAACCGGAGCCGTTCGAGGGCGGCCGAGTCCAGCAGCTGGACGGCGTTGATGTAGCCGTAGAGCGCGGCGGTGACGGCGGTCCCGGCGAGGGCGAGCCGTACCGGAGTCGCGCCGCGGCTGCCGCCGAGGA includes:
- a CDS encoding iron ABC transporter permease; translated protein: MLVDSPPEQSAEPISAAEPRKRHALRAAGLLVSLGVLLLVCVASIAVGAKSIPLSEVWHGLFHNAGVGNDVIIHDVRVPRTLLGLIVGAALGLSGAVMQAVTRNPLAEPGLLGVNAGASAAVVSAISFLGVTSLTGYVWFAFTGAAVVSVLVYILGGSRGATPVRLALAGTAVTAALYGYINAVQLLDSAALERLRFWTVGSLASADMETIRKIAPFIGMGVVLALLLARPLNAMEMGDDTARALGAQLNRTRALAMLTVTLLCGAATAACGPIVFIGLMIPHLVRSLTGPDMRWILPYATILSPVLLLGADVIGRVVTRPSELQVGIVSALIGGPVFIHLVRRKRMAHL